In Mangrovivirga cuniculi, the following proteins share a genomic window:
- a CDS encoding thiamine phosphate synthase, translating to MKESYFDITGGLILSFDASTEKNSLLQSIKSALIGGVDVVGLYNTQKITDSPHKLINEVNSEAGKFDVPLIVIDHWSILNEAHVDGVFFTKIPENIDEIAKELSGDFILGIQCSSEDDVTWSNEYESDFCIININELSESEIKKLSEINTRTLFLAGIENAEDLQKFEDISFDGIFPDHSFSPDQNILQITESYKTALSMVFSHE from the coding sequence ATGAAAGAATCTTATTTTGATATTACAGGTGGATTGATACTGTCATTTGACGCGAGCACTGAAAAAAATTCTTTACTGCAAAGTATAAAATCAGCGCTTATAGGTGGTGTTGATGTAGTTGGCTTATACAATACACAAAAAATAACAGATAGTCCACATAAATTGATTAATGAGGTTAATAGTGAAGCAGGTAAATTCGATGTTCCTTTAATAGTTATTGATCACTGGAGCATATTAAATGAAGCCCATGTCGATGGAGTATTTTTCACGAAAATACCTGAGAATATCGATGAAATTGCAAAAGAGTTGTCAGGAGATTTTATTTTAGGAATTCAATGTTCGTCAGAAGACGATGTTACCTGGAGTAATGAATACGAATCTGACTTCTGTATAATTAATATTAATGAATTAAGTGAAAGTGAGATTAAAAAGCTAAGTGAGATCAATACCCGGACGTTATTTCTAGCGGGAATTGAAAATGCTGAAGATTTACAAAAATTTGAGGATATTTCTTTCGATGGGATATTTCCTGATCATAGTTTCAGCCCGGATCAAAATATTCTTCAGATTACCGAAAGCTATAAAACTGCTCTTAGTATGGTGTTCTCACATGAGTGA
- a CDS encoding DUF711 family protein, producing MKIVSQLILILFPILISAQYPESGIKIRTITAGINLEDINDTESIDKAVEFLNRAREKYTVAGYEVQTIRIATQNFHLYAEPTIAANIIYLKKIDALAKKYNVEISIGQILPPDTYSQEASLLAIKIINNTERINFSIPISSKESGVMPKSIQAAAETIMAIAQNSERGIGNFRFTASANVPPGTPFFPAAYHEGENNFSIGLESPNALKKSLTKGWFDERSKEILKNDLDSLFKPIENVAIDIDETFDGYKYHGIDTSPAPGLDASIGDAIEELSGSPFGEPSTLRACSMITDVLKSIDVKNVDTQDLCCLF from the coding sequence ATGAAAATCGTTAGTCAATTAATATTAATTCTATTCCCGATATTGATTAGTGCTCAATATCCTGAATCAGGAATAAAAATAAGAACTATAACAGCGGGTATAAATCTGGAAGATATTAACGATACTGAATCAATTGATAAAGCAGTTGAATTTCTCAACAGAGCCAGAGAAAAATATACCGTTGCAGGCTACGAAGTTCAAACTATAAGAATTGCTACTCAAAATTTTCATTTGTATGCTGAGCCCACTATCGCAGCCAATATTATTTATTTAAAGAAAATTGATGCCCTTGCAAAAAAATATAATGTCGAAATTTCGATCGGGCAGATATTACCTCCTGATACTTACAGCCAGGAAGCTTCTTTGCTAGCAATTAAAATTATAAATAATACAGAACGGATTAATTTTAGTATTCCAATTTCATCAAAGGAATCTGGTGTAATGCCAAAGTCCATACAGGCAGCAGCAGAGACAATTATGGCAATCGCTCAAAATTCTGAACGAGGAATTGGAAATTTCAGGTTTACCGCATCTGCCAATGTTCCTCCCGGAACACCATTTTTCCCAGCGGCTTATCATGAAGGTGAAAATAACTTCAGTATAGGATTGGAGTCTCCAAATGCCCTGAAAAAATCACTGACCAAAGGATGGTTTGACGAACGATCAAAGGAAATATTAAAAAATGATCTGGACAGCCTTTTTAAACCCATTGAAAATGTTGCCATTGATATAGATGAAACATTCGATGGCTACAAATATCATGGAATTGATACCTCTCCGGCACCAGGGCTTGACGCAAGTATCGGTGATGCTATTGAAGAACTCAGTGGATCTCCTTTTGGTGAACCGTCAACCTTAAGAGCTTGCTCTATGATCACCGATGTATTAAAATCTATTGATGTAAAAAATGTGGATACTCAGGACTTATGCTGCCTGTTTTAG
- a CDS encoding DUF711 family protein: protein MLPVLEDKTLAKRAMEGRYDVHELLLYSAVSGTGLDVIPLPGNIPMQKITGLLNDIAALSLKYEDKALSARLFLIPGKEKGYYFYSDNPYLTGCTIMNLD from the coding sequence ATGCTGCCTGTTTTAGAAGATAAAACATTGGCAAAAAGAGCAATGGAAGGAAGATATGATGTACACGAATTGTTATTATATTCAGCAGTGTCCGGAACGGGATTGGATGTTATTCCATTACCGGGCAACATTCCAATGCAAAAAATCACAGGCTTACTCAATGATATTGCAGCTCTGTCATTAAAATATGAAGATAAAGCGCTCTCAGCAAGACTATTTTTAATCCCTGGTAAAGAAAAAGGATACTATTTCTATTCTGACAACCCCTATTTAACGGGGTGTACAATTATGAATTTAGATTAA
- a CDS encoding TetR/AcrR family transcriptional regulator → MSETRNKILETSLVLFNQKGISSVSSKTIAENMGISYGNLCYHFPKKDDIVLELYLKMQEEVDKEFNLIREEVMNFDFVLDRLKVLFSVMYKYKFIYLGITKVIRHFDHIKNHAIQQNNDRRNILIVLAEFLKENGYMIEFTSDKQREMLIHSMLMVSNSWISDAEVFYSGKEEDKVEYYMQLFFSIIRPYLTKKGKEGFSKVYIQSEN, encoded by the coding sequence ATGTCTGAAACCCGCAATAAAATATTAGAAACTTCTCTTGTCTTGTTCAACCAAAAGGGAATAAGTTCAGTTTCTTCTAAGACTATTGCTGAAAATATGGGAATCAGCTATGGTAACCTATGTTATCACTTTCCTAAGAAAGATGATATAGTCCTGGAATTGTACCTTAAAATGCAGGAAGAGGTTGATAAAGAATTTAATCTGATCCGTGAGGAGGTTATGAATTTTGATTTTGTACTGGACAGGCTAAAAGTACTTTTTTCTGTTATGTATAAGTACAAATTTATTTATCTGGGAATAACAAAAGTTATCCGTCATTTTGATCACATAAAAAATCATGCTATACAGCAAAATAACGATCGTAGAAATATTTTAATTGTCTTAGCAGAATTCCTGAAAGAAAATGGATATATGATTGAATTCACAAGTGACAAGCAGAGGGAAATGTTGATTCACTCAATGCTTATGGTAAGCAATTCATGGATATCTGATGCGGAAGTGTTCTATTCGGGTAAAGAAGAAGACAAGGTTGAATATTATATGCAATTATTTTTTAGCATAATCAGGCCTTATCTCACAAAAAAAGGCAAAGAGGGATTCAGTAAAGTCTATATTCAATCAGAAAATTAA